A single window of Arvicanthis niloticus isolate mArvNil1 chromosome X, mArvNil1.pat.X, whole genome shotgun sequence DNA harbors:
- the LOC117694455 gene encoding signal peptidase complex subunit 3: protein MDARARAQHSARARGRQRDRGAHSTPVPSQRASELPWSPREGSRLRRLIYKMNTLLSRANSLFAFTLSVMAALTLGCILTTAFKDRSAPVRLHVSRILLKKVEDFTGPRKKSDLGFITFHISADLEKTFDWNVKQLFLYLSAEYSTKSNAVNQVVLWDKILLRGENPKLNLKDVKSKYFFFDDGHGLKGNRNVTLTLSWQVIPIAGILPLVTGSGRVSVPFPDSYEIATTF, encoded by the coding sequence ATGGACGCGCGCGCACGCGCCCAGCATTCCGCGCGagccagaggaaggcagagggacCGCGGAGCACACAGCACGCCCGTGCCAAGCCAGCGAGCGAGCGAGCTCCCGTGGAGCCCGCGTGAAGGGAGCCGCCTCCGCCGATTGATCTACAAGATGAACACCCTGCTGTCCCGGGCCAACTCGCTGTTCGCCTTCACGCTGAGCGTCATGGCGGCGCTCACCTTGGGCTGCATCCTCACCACCGCCTTCAAAGACAGGAGCGCGCCCGTGCGCCTGCACGTCTCCAGGATCCTGCTCAAAAAAGTGGAAGACTTCACTGGACCCAGAAAAAAGAGCGACCTGGGCTTCATCACATTCCACATCTCTGCGGACCTGGAGAAGACCTTCGACTGGAACGTCAAGCAGCTCTTCCTCTATCTGTCGGCAGAATATTCCACCAAAAGCAACGCTGTGAACCAGGTGGTCCTCTGGGACAAGATCCTTCTGCGAGGCGAGAACCCCAAGCTGAACCTGAAAGACGTCAAAAgcaagtattttttctttgatgatggaCATGGTCTCAAGGGAAACCGGAATGTCACTTTGACCCTCTCCTGGCAAGTTATACCGATTGCTGGGATCCTGCCTCTTGTGACTGGATCTGGACGCGTGTCTGTCCCATTTCCAGATTCCTATGAAATAGCCACGACTTTTTGA